A DNA window from Scomber japonicus isolate fScoJap1 chromosome 14, fScoJap1.pri, whole genome shotgun sequence contains the following coding sequences:
- the fgfbp3 gene encoding fibroblast growth factor-binding protein 2, which produces MSILPCSFLFLLLICLPVLAEAKRQPGQGKPDKPRQPPPSPQPAKRHRNRSVPGSGELTTKEGHRCIWQTSGDGLVSLLVNCSTETLGEQQRYWCRYAGKPDLCQAYGLKSSQYWKQLVGKLKKRQNACDGEKVLKAKTCKKSPVEAHMKLAQRSGEEERKGGKEGGKKRVLPAGRSSEGGKAERRKKKEEEDEEEKKKREERTGFDEEGVMNDMEPVQNYCSEGWNSVCSFFIKFFEG; this is translated from the exons ATGAGTATCCTGCCGTGcagtttcctcttcctcctcctcatctgccTCCCTGTCCTGGCTGAAGCTAAACGTCAGCCTGGTCAGGGGAAACCGGACAAACCTCGCCAGCCTCCGCCATCACCTCAACCGGCCAAGAGACACAGAAATCGCTCTGTGCCGGGCTCCGGAGAGCTGACCACGAAGGAGGGACATCGCTGCATCTGGCAGACGTCCGGTGATGGCCTGGTGAGCCTGCTGGTGAACTGCAGCACTGAAACACTGGGAGAGCAGCAGAG GTACTGGTGTCGCTACGCTGGCAAACCAGACCTCTGCCAGGCCTACGGGTTGAAGTCCAGCCAGTACTGGAAGCAGCTGGTGGGGAAGCTGAAGAAGAGGCAGAACGCCTGTGATGGAGAGAAAGTCCTGAAGGCCAAAACCTGCAAGAAGTCACCCGTCGAAGCCCACATGAAGCTCGCCCAACGCAgcggagaggaggaaaggaagggaggcaagGAAGGCGGGAAGAAAAGAGTGCTGCCGGCCGGTAGGAGctcagaaggagggaaggcagagaggaggaagaagaaggaggaggaggatgaagaggagaagaagaagagggaggagaggactGGGTTTGATGAGGAAGGAGTGATGAACGACATGGAGCCGGTGCAGAATTACTGCAGCGAGGGATGGAACTCCGTCTGCTCGTTCTTTATCAAGTTTTTTGAGGGCTGA